The Planctomycetota bacterium genome window below encodes:
- a CDS encoding PD40 domain-containing protein, which translates to MGTGIKIISALLMLVGVIGCGTTEPAPSSEHRVDSEEIKSSPLTTDYSLLISQLGSDDWETREKAQEALQAYGKNLIKQYRSNHSPDIKKELQSLALTVKQYLQKDNPEIKNRLKLLLKSFYPLIGTPGILCTAGMENDIYLVNLDGSEKKLTDDGYEHFSPVWNGKATKIAFVTKKEDLHDYEISCMDINGSNKEVIRKKGFMEKISYLAWSPHEESHIIFIMEREIQKLDLAEKEEIMREQILSSADMTPEKYFLSWNRNRDEFVYVSYFSNLDKFRLNKAGLNWGKEELLLESNDELKSLFYPAWNPDGSKIAFVCGKEKDISAMPGITGFPDWHHLEGNIYILNVATKKITKLTDSGTDSSPTWSPDGTKIAFTSSREVINKETNERIACNIYTMNADGSNIKKLTTSGGYFNLQWSHALDDIYEFFKFGLEETK; encoded by the coding sequence ATGGGAACAGGAATAAAAATCATATCAGCTTTATTAATGCTGGTCGGGGTGATTGGATGCGGCACGACAGAACCAGCACCGAGTAGCGAGCATCGAGTAGATAGCGAAGAAATTAAATCCTCACCCCTCACTACTGACTACTCACTACTAATCTCCCAGCTCGGAAGCGACGATTGGGAAACGCGGGAAAAGGCGCAGGAAGCCCTGCAAGCCTATGGGAAAAACCTAATTAAGCAATATCGCTCTAATCACTCACCTGATATAAAAAAAGAATTGCAATCATTAGCGCTAACCGTCAAGCAATATTTACAAAAGGATAATCCGGAAATCAAGAACAGATTAAAGCTTCTATTAAAAAGTTTCTACCCACTTATCGGCACACCGGGCATCCTATGTACCGCAGGCATGGAAAATGATATCTATCTGGTAAACCTTGATGGCAGCGAAAAAAAGCTGACAGATGACGGTTACGAACACTTCTCGCCGGTCTGGAACGGCAAAGCCACTAAAATCGCCTTTGTTACGAAAAAAGAAGATTTACATGATTATGAAATCTCTTGTATGGATATAAATGGTTCTAATAAAGAAGTCATTAGGAAAAAAGGTTTTATGGAAAAGATAAGTTATCTTGCCTGGTCTCCGCATGAAGAAAGCCATATTATATTTATTATGGAACGAGAGATTCAAAAATTAGATTTAGCTGAAAAAGAGGAGATAATGCGTGAACAAATATTATCCTCCGCTGATATGACACCAGAAAAATACTTTTTATCATGGAACCGAAACCGTGATGAATTTGTTTATGTTTCATATTTCAGCAATCTGGATAAATTCCGTCTAAACAAAGCCGGCTTAAATTGGGGTAAGGAGGAATTATTATTGGAAAGCAACGACGAACTTAAAAGCCTATTTTACCCTGCCTGGAATCCGGACGGCTCCAAAATCGCCTTTGTCTGCGGAAAAGAAAAAGATATTTCCGCTATGCCGGGCATTACTGGTTTTCCGGACTGGCATCATCTAGAAGGAAATATTTATATATTAAACGTCGCCACTAAAAAAATAACGAAATTAACGGATAGTGGAACCGATTCTTCACCGACATGGAGCCCGGACGGGACTAAAATAGCTTTCACTTCTTCAAGAGAAGTAATAAACAAAGAGACTAATGAAAGAATCGCTTGTAATATTTACACGATGAATGCTGACGGCTCAAATATTAAAAAACTCACAACTTCCGGAGGTTATTTTAATCTCCAATGGTCACATGCCTTAGACGATATTTACGAATTCTTTAAATTCGGCCTAGAAGAAACCAAATAA
- the ffh gene encoding signal recognition particle protein, producing the protein MFESITEKLQATFRKLTGRGKLTEKNIQDGMREVRMALLEADVNYKVAKDFIDAVTKRAVGQEVIQSISPGQQIVKIVYDEMARLMGPPDYSINFNPAGPTIIMMAGLQGSGKTTTCAKLAQYLVKKGKTPLLVAADIQRPAAIEQIKTLGAQLKLPVYSEPGGFPPKLCEKAVNTARETNRDTVIVDTAGRLHIDKELMDELKQIAVRIKPNNIFLVSDAMTGQDAVKSAAEFDKQLSLNGIILTKLDGDARGGAALSVKAVTGKPIKFVGIGEKMDNFEEFHPDRMASRILGMGDIVTLVEKAQANVDMERAKELEEKIRKQELTLQDFLDQLQQIKKMGPLKDLLAMIPGMGGAVNQIDDKEMKRVEAIVQSMTKEERNNPEIISGSRRARIARGSGTSVAQVNSLLKQFREMQKMMKDMGNAGKMGKLMGRFKGLGK; encoded by the coding sequence ATGTTTGAATCAATTACCGAAAAACTCCAAGCAACATTCCGCAAACTCACCGGCCGGGGAAAACTAACCGAAAAAAATATCCAGGATGGTATGCGCGAAGTGCGCATGGCGCTTCTGGAAGCCGATGTCAATTACAAGGTAGCCAAGGATTTTATAGATGCCGTAACCAAACGTGCCGTCGGGCAGGAAGTCATCCAGAGCATTTCCCCAGGCCAGCAGATAGTTAAAATAGTCTATGATGAAATGGCGCGCCTCATGGGCCCTCCGGATTATTCCATAAACTTTAATCCTGCGGGACCGACCATAATCATGATGGCGGGGCTACAGGGCTCCGGCAAGACCACCACCTGCGCGAAACTCGCACAGTATCTGGTAAAAAAAGGAAAGACCCCGCTCCTCGTCGCGGCGGATATCCAGCGCCCGGCCGCTATCGAACAGATTAAAACACTCGGCGCCCAGTTAAAGTTGCCGGTTTATTCCGAGCCCGGCGGTTTCCCTCCGAAACTCTGTGAAAAAGCCGTCAATACCGCCAGGGAAACCAACCGCGATACGGTCATCGTAGATACCGCCGGCCGGCTCCATATAGATAAAGAACTGATGGATGAACTCAAGCAAATCGCCGTCCGCATAAAGCCTAATAATATCTTCCTGGTATCCGATGCCATGACCGGCCAGGACGCGGTTAAAAGCGCGGCGGAATTCGATAAACAGCTCTCACTTAACGGAATCATATTAACCAAGCTGGATGGTGATGCGCGTGGCGGCGCGGCGCTTTCCGTCAAGGCCGTTACCGGCAAGCCGATTAAATTCGTCGGCATCGGAGAGAAAATGGATAACTTTGAGGAATTCCACCCGGACCGCATGGCTTCCAGGATACTCGGGATGGGCGATATCGTCACTCTGGTTGAAAAAGCCCAGGCAAACGTGGATATGGAACGCGCCAAGGAGCTTGAGGAAAAAATCCGGAAGCAGGAATTAACCTTGCAGGATTTCCTCGACCAGCTCCAGCAGATAAAGAAAATGGGACCGTTAAAAGACCTCCTGGCAATGATTCCCGGAATGGGCGGCGCGGTCAACCAAATAGACGATAAAGAGATGAAACGGGTCGAGGCGATTGTCCAATCCATGACTAAAGAAGAGCGTAATAACCCGGAAATCATCAGCGGCTCCCGGAGAGCGCGCATTGCCCGCGGCTCCGGCACCTCGGTCGCCCAGGTCAACAGCCTCCTCAAGCAATTCAGGGAAATGCAGAAAATGATGAAAGACATGGGCAACGCCGGGAAAATGGGCAAGCTCATGGGAAGGTTTAAAGGATTGGGGAAATAA
- a CDS encoding DUF3857 domain-containing protein, whose product MRLKNIKLAIVFLFLICLSPSWPQSDNTLSFLNKTDEKILAAESRGDFEESIDYLSQALMELLKEQEIVKGDDKKLYTAISEAYLHKLVGLYSENYRFKDAVKLLSKVEKYQTLPEFSSWVKYYLAILCCKTNDTAQGREKFSELGFVNSWQVIGPFDNENGSGFNTPYQPENAIDLNASYDGRKKSVSWRHISLNDISGGYMNLSNYLSPNDNYIAYALTYVFSEETRPVNFRIACEEGIKLWLNETLLYYNDIQRARATLDQNIAAGTLEKGWNEILVKASSTGYGRGFRLRITSADGAPLTGLKYASREEEIKDILLPENPTRKKPRLTESALEYLEKISRRYPEKAGYSFYAGIIHQARSDSDRHKPAEREAFLHTARASLNQAYYYYYLAKSLKDETLSPSEKDENAYRELMEMTVGLSPEHLQALTGLAEYYFYSMKNLTKTRDYLDRAVKVNPDFTPARHLEIKWFEAKRFENEKLSNLKSLSVKNPDYLPLQYDYALWLLNTNRLDEAFLIYQHILRNVDYTDFIARNGMIDILVKRGHLAQALQLHDVSIWLGLSPVESYIARAKIMEGLNDNEKALKETRKALELCPDNYLALGLEGQYLRQLGNIDEARVSWAKALLVNPNYLWLQRYMEWVESSSESFETPYKIGLETILQEREQSKEKPTDLEGSAYFLLNQSVNKINKDGTCRKYIHQIIRILNEKGIKDFQKVTLSYNPERQRIKMLTARVIYPDGRRADATYQGGYAMDLPPLEENALIDLEYRRDDTQVGFFGDYFGDSFYFTKTNPAYKAGYILIAPPDKPIYFNLKNSPLPENQSKIIKEEGKTIYLWELTNLSGFTPEPLMPPLEETAPRLEVSSYPAGEKGWKEFGKWYWNLIKRQYDITDEMRDTLKPYIKPNAPIEAKIWVVYTYVISEIRYVAWEYGIHGWKPYRASTIFARRFGDCKDKATMINVFLNDMGITAYPVLIYAEESKGKDDLTLPMVEHFNHCISYVQLENGQELWLDGTAVFNAMGTVPAADTDSKVLVLNETGGAIKEIPPLAPEDNSRREINTIRLDKKGNARLNMKMLFKGERGGEIRYYFFNPAKSSLIMERMLGNLYGGTTVNSVKTSALGELETPPSVTVDANIPKLAQAPLRFASGTPDNGDLRQNGAKEGTKDLSFKAVLFPPKTGRDLPIAPQGLYGLTALSERKFDLLLPINKFPYEDSIRNEFILPLDAQVKSLPGKVELATKFGTFKITYEITPAANEGDNERIVFTEKITLKTRRIPAKDYKEFREFVNRIAREEEREITITFKQ is encoded by the coding sequence ATGCGCCTTAAAAACATCAAATTAGCGATTGTCTTCCTCTTCTTAATCTGTCTCTCGCCGTCCTGGCCGCAATCCGACAACACGCTTTCCTTCCTAAATAAAACGGATGAAAAGATCCTGGCTGCCGAAAGCCGGGGCGATTTTGAGGAATCAATCGATTACCTTAGCCAGGCATTGATGGAATTGTTAAAGGAACAGGAAATAGTAAAAGGCGACGACAAGAAACTCTATACGGCAATAAGCGAGGCATACCTCCATAAACTGGTCGGGCTTTATTCGGAAAATTACCGGTTCAAAGACGCCGTAAAACTCCTCTCCAAAGTTGAAAAATACCAGACCCTGCCGGAATTTTCCTCCTGGGTAAAATATTACCTCGCTATCTTATGCTGCAAAACCAACGACACCGCCCAAGGCAGGGAAAAATTCTCTGAACTCGGCTTTGTCAACAGTTGGCAGGTTATCGGCCCCTTTGATAACGAAAACGGCTCCGGCTTCAACACACCCTACCAGCCGGAAAACGCCATAGACTTAAATGCAAGCTACGACGGCAGGAAAAAGAGCGTCTCCTGGCGCCATATATCCCTAAACGATATTTCAGGCGGTTATATGAACCTTTCAAATTATTTGAGCCCGAACGATAATTACATTGCCTATGCGCTCACCTACGTCTTTTCCGAAGAAACCAGGCCGGTAAATTTCCGGATTGCCTGCGAGGAAGGAATCAAGCTCTGGCTTAACGAAACTTTATTGTATTACAATGATATCCAGCGTGCACGCGCCACACTTGACCAGAATATTGCCGCGGGAACACTCGAAAAAGGATGGAATGAAATACTGGTAAAAGCCTCTTCCACCGGTTACGGGCGCGGTTTCCGCTTAAGGATAACCTCTGCGGATGGAGCACCGTTAACAGGCTTAAAATACGCCTCGCGCGAGGAAGAAATAAAGGATATTCTACTGCCGGAAAATCCCACCCGCAAGAAACCGCGTTTAACGGAAAGCGCCCTGGAATACCTGGAAAAAATCTCCCGGCGCTACCCGGAAAAGGCCGGTTATTCTTTCTATGCCGGCATCATACACCAGGCGCGCTCGGATTCTGACCGGCACAAACCGGCGGAAAGGGAAGCGTTTCTCCATACCGCCCGCGCTTCTTTAAACCAGGCATATTATTATTACTACCTGGCGAAATCGCTTAAGGATGAAACGCTTTCGCCCTCGGAAAAGGATGAAAACGCCTACCGGGAACTCATGGAAATGACCGTGGGACTCTCACCAGAACACCTCCAGGCGCTTACCGGCCTTGCCGAATATTATTTTTACTCCATGAAGAACCTCACTAAGACACGCGATTACCTCGACCGCGCGGTAAAGGTAAATCCTGATTTTACACCAGCCAGGCACCTGGAAATAAAATGGTTCGAGGCGAAAAGATTTGAAAACGAAAAGCTCTCCAACCTGAAATCATTATCCGTGAAAAATCCGGATTACCTTCCGCTCCAATACGATTACGCCCTCTGGCTTTTAAATACCAACCGTCTGGATGAGGCTTTCCTTATCTACCAGCATATCCTACGGAACGTGGATTACACCGATTTCATAGCCCGGAACGGCATGATTGATATCCTGGTAAAAAGGGGACACTTGGCACAGGCTTTACAACTGCACGATGTTTCCATCTGGCTGGGCTTATCCCCGGTTGAATCCTATATAGCGCGCGCCAAAATAATGGAAGGCTTGAATGATAATGAAAAAGCACTCAAGGAAACCAGGAAGGCCTTGGAGCTTTGCCCGGATAATTACCTCGCGCTTGGGCTGGAGGGGCAATATCTCCGGCAGCTCGGCAATATTGACGAAGCCAGGGTTTCCTGGGCAAAGGCGCTCCTGGTAAACCCGAATTACCTGTGGTTACAACGCTATATGGAATGGGTGGAAAGCTCATCAGAATCTTTCGAAACGCCTTATAAGATTGGGCTGGAAACCATCCTCCAAGAGCGGGAACAATCCAAAGAAAAACCAACGGATCTGGAAGGCTCCGCATATTTCCTCCTTAACCAATCCGTAAACAAGATTAACAAAGACGGCACCTGCCGTAAATATATCCACCAGATTATCCGGATACTCAACGAAAAAGGCATCAAGGATTTCCAGAAAGTCACGCTTTCCTACAATCCCGAACGGCAAAGAATCAAGATGCTCACTGCACGGGTGATTTATCCGGATGGACGGCGCGCTGATGCGACCTACCAGGGCGGATACGCCATGGATTTGCCGCCGCTGGAAGAAAATGCCCTTATAGATTTGGAATACCGCCGCGATGATACCCAGGTGGGGTTTTTCGGAGATTACTTCGGCGATTCTTTTTATTTCACCAAAACCAACCCGGCTTATAAGGCAGGCTACATACTGATTGCCCCGCCGGATAAACCCATTTACTTTAACTTGAAAAATTCACCCCTGCCGGAAAATCAATCGAAAATCATTAAGGAAGAAGGCAAGACCATCTACCTATGGGAACTTACTAACCTCTCCGGATTTACACCCGAGCCTTTGATGCCGCCATTGGAAGAAACCGCGCCGCGCCTGGAGGTTTCTTCTTACCCGGCCGGTGAAAAAGGCTGGAAAGAATTCGGCAAATGGTATTGGAACCTGATAAAACGGCAGTATGATATAACGGATGAAATGCGCGATACCCTTAAACCCTATATCAAGCCGAACGCACCAATTGAGGCGAAAATCTGGGTGGTTTATACCTATGTCATAAGCGAAATAAGATACGTCGCCTGGGAATACGGAATCCACGGCTGGAAGCCCTACCGCGCCTCTACCATATTCGCCCGGCGCTTCGGCGATTGCAAAGACAAAGCAACCATGATTAACGTCTTTCTGAACGATATGGGAATAACCGCCTACCCGGTTTTGATTTACGCCGAAGAATCGAAAGGCAAAGATGACCTAACACTCCCCATGGTGGAACATTTTAACCACTGCATCTCTTACGTCCAGCTTGAAAACGGGCAGGAACTCTGGCTGGATGGAACAGCCGTCTTTAACGCCATGGGCACGGTCCCGGCAGCGGATACGGATTCCAAGGTACTGGTCTTGAATGAAACCGGCGGCGCGATAAAAGAAATACCTCCGTTAGCCCCGGAAGATAACAGCCGCAGAGAAATTAACACCATCCGGCTTGACAAAAAAGGCAATGCGCGGCTTAATATGAAGATGCTCTTTAAAGGCGAGCGAGGGGGCGAGATAAGGTATTATTTCTTTAACCCGGCTAAAAGCAGCCTGATAATGGAAAGAATGCTGGGCAACCTTTACGGCGGGACCACGGTGAATTCGGTAAAGACATCTGCTCTGGGTGAACTGGAAACCCCTCCTTCGGTTACGGTTGATGCGAATATCCCGAAATTAGCCCAGGCCCCGCTCCGCTTTGCTTCGGGGACACCCGATAATGGGGACCTTCGGCAGAATGGGGCAAAAGAAGGCACCAAGGATTTATCTTTTAAAGCGGTTCTCTTCCCTCCTAAAACAGGGCGGGATTTACCCATCGCTCCGCAGGGGCTTTACGGGCTGACTGCCCTATCGGAAAGGAAGTTTGATTTATTATTGCCGATTAACAAATTCCCTTATGAGGATTCCATCCGCAATGAATTCATCCTGCCTTTGGATGCCCAGGTAAAATCGCTTCCGGGAAAAGTGGAGCTGGCGACCAAATTCGGGACATTTAAGATTACGTATGAAATCACGCCAGCCGCGAACGAAGGTGATAATGAGCGGATTGTATTTACGGAAAAGATAACGCTTAAAACCAGGCGCATCCCGGCAAAGGACTACAAGGAATTCCGCGAATTCGTGAACCGCATCGCGCGGGAAGAAGAGCGGGAAATAACCATCACCTTCAAGCAGTAA